AAtatcattaaaggaaaaaaaaaaaaaaaaaagaaaagagatatTATGCTAACTGACCaagcacttgcaaacaaaattacaataggggaacaagaaatcaaaattgttgataaacttAATAAGGTGAAATCTTAacttacaatctaaatgagaaagcAACatgacaaaacagaataaaaaactgaataaagtaaattacaaaaacacatagaacaaaaaaagcctatccatagaaacaaaattaaaactttataaaGCAGTCACACAACAAGAAATAACTTATGCAGccgaaaccatcttcaaaacaactaatacagcagaaattgacaataCATTGAAGTCAGAAAGAATAATAGTTAGGACatgcataaataaacaatattaagtAAATGGGCActggagaatagcttcaaatgaaacagtgtacaagaaaatagaaccagtaatgagcacaatcaggaagaagcatatctcattctttggacatctgcttagatcatcagaaaacagaattagtgtgataataatagaaaaattgtggaatagtaagagcAACGTTAAAAGGAGcacataaattatgaaaatacaagaactcaaaatTACAGTATACAACACAAAAACAGGGAGAAGCAGACTACTGCAAGCCACACAAACCAGGCTACAAATGAGGTTCAATAACCGGGTTACAGGAAGAATGATCtcagacgaagaaagaaaatatctgaaagaatgaagaagtactgggcagACAGAAGAGAAATACAACCTTCAAGTAATAATACATTATAACAATCCCTGTATAACTACCACACTACTGAATTTCTTATTAAATTAAACCCACAGTCTAATGCTATGTATAACCGACTGGAgtagtccaatgaaggccataaaatgaaaataatacataatagataacaaaacaaaaaatgctgAATCAAAAGTGTAACCTTACAattttttacatttgttattagCACAACTGTAAGTACTCACAGTTTTCGAGTATTTTCGTCTTCTGAAACCTGTAGTTCTTTCTGCATACTCTGCCTACTGTATGTCTTGCTTGTCATTCCGGACTCTGAAagttaacaataaaatgaaagtccTACACCTAGATTTAAGACCTGCATACCGTAATGACAGTTGCATGAAACACACTACATCTAAGGCTACGcctaacaaattacaaaactattAAATCATTGGCGAATGTTATCAGAATCACTGATACTACACAAAAAGCAGTCAGTTATTCACCTCACGATGATTCTTTTCGTGTACATTATTGTTGAAAGTGTATTTCCGCCTCAGTACACTTTTAACCTACGGAAAGGTACTTTCGTCGACTCCGAGACGATATTTAGATTTCAAAAATTCTTCTACACACTTCAACTCACCTTCGGCTAAAATCTGGGACGTATACATGTACCCATTCCATTCCAAGTATTCTTGAATTAAACTGTTAATAAGTAGTAGACTTTCGGGCAATTCTGGTTTATCCCGTGGCTGCGGATTAGTGTCGAAAACTTTCATTATTTCTGATTTTACTTCGGCTCTCACTTTGCGCAGGCTTCCCGATGATTCCAAGTTTTCCTTTAAAGCTGGAACGCCAAGAGTTAGTAACCATAAAATATACCACAAATATTATTTACTTCTGAAACCTACACGCTTCAGCACCTTCATACAGCTCCCGCTCTGAATCCATTTTTCGTATCGCCGCCTTCGCAGTAGCTGTGACAACTTCTCGCTACcactccttgatttgtttctcTATGGTAAGTTATCTCTGACGCCAGGATCTTAAAAACACATTCCTTTGTCTTGTTTAGAAAATTTGGGTTTctgaaaaattgaaatgatcccATTAGAATTCACAAGACATAGCATTGCTGCAggaaaaaaacctaag
This genomic stretch from Schistocerca cancellata isolate TAMUIC-IGC-003103 chromosome 2, iqSchCanc2.1, whole genome shotgun sequence harbors:
- the LOC126162577 gene encoding centrosomal protein 20-like isoform X2, producing the protein MDSERELYEALKENLESSGSLRKVRAEVKSEIMKVFDTNPQPRDKPELPESLLLINSLIQEYLEWNGYMYTSQILAEESGMTSKTYSRQSMQKELQVSEDENTRKLPLLCSLVSTFKEGAGKISQ
- the LOC126162577 gene encoding centrosomal protein 20-like isoform X1; the encoded protein is MDSERELYEALKENLESSGSLRKVRAEVKSEIMKVFDTNPQPRDKPELPESLLLINSLIQEYLEWNGYMYTSQILAEESGMTSKTYSRQSMQKELQVSEDENTRKLRHHIDDLYCIQEKRKRLIHLVVTQLKVCVE